From Bordetella flabilis, the proteins below share one genomic window:
- a CDS encoding extracellular solute-binding protein: MSLHAPSSIRGRVFAMGCLLLLCASIALGAFLRDYAHRAADRAFDRLLAASALTIAGSVQIDETGVTAEPPFSSLAMLSGNDRVFYSVRNASGKPITGYDDLAPGLPLARSAAPVFADLRYHDEPVRVATVGRLVSAGRHAGWVTIRVAETRDAREALATEILNRSALPLLVVVPVALALLWFGIQRAFAPLAVIERSLRARAPDDLTPLEVPVPREVKGLAEALNGFMRRLSGIMSSLNNLVADAAHQVRTPLASLRAQAEVAMDETDPARLHARVARIHENATHASQLVNQLLMDATITHRLGMRGHASVGIAETINETRRRIGPLEAQRLRIWIAPEVRRARVVGDRVALREMLRNLVDNALRYAPEGSVEIHATPVSGYRVALTVSDCGPGIEDDEKEAVLGRFTRGRSSPGKPGSGLGLSIVNTVAQAHGGSLWLLDRPGGGLSARVVLPRARPAYPRAVLALAAAGVAGLLALPAAPLRAEPALADTAAGAPPRTLTTLTAFPAPRPPGRPLVIAGTTDTPAAAPLIAAFQETQPDIAVEYREMGSRELYEDTVAGRLKDADVLISSAADLQMRLANDGYAMRYEATGADQLPAWAVWRDEVFGFAFEPAVIAYNPRRFTESTVPRSRQELLRLLETERSSLHGRVGTYDISRSSVGQVLAEEDEQVSSNFWGLTNALGQVGVRLSGTTSAILDAIERDELDIGYNVLGSYALARQAAGRRIGVVFPQDYVLVLPRSALIARHAPHAYAARAFIDWLLSPAGQAAAAGVSGLGPIVENAGTWSADAVLARSQGIVQPVVLGPALLVGLDRQRHARFVQNWTRLVTDTPAAATAPRRQAIDAQGQERPTPP; the protein is encoded by the coding sequence ATGAGCCTGCATGCGCCTTCCTCCATACGCGGGCGCGTGTTCGCCATGGGCTGCCTGCTGCTGCTGTGCGCGTCGATCGCGCTGGGCGCCTTCCTGCGCGACTACGCCCATCGGGCCGCCGACCGCGCCTTCGACCGCCTGCTGGCCGCGTCGGCGCTGACCATCGCCGGGTCGGTCCAGATCGACGAAACCGGCGTCACGGCGGAACCACCGTTTTCCTCGCTGGCAATGCTGTCGGGCAACGACCGCGTGTTCTACAGCGTACGCAACGCCAGCGGCAAGCCCATCACCGGCTATGACGACCTTGCGCCCGGCCTGCCGCTGGCGCGGTCGGCCGCGCCGGTCTTCGCCGACCTGCGCTACCACGACGAACCGGTGCGCGTGGCCACGGTGGGCCGGCTGGTATCGGCCGGCCGCCACGCCGGCTGGGTGACCATACGCGTGGCCGAGACGCGTGACGCCCGCGAAGCCCTGGCCACGGAGATCCTGAACCGCAGCGCGCTGCCGCTGCTGGTGGTGGTGCCCGTGGCGCTGGCCCTGCTGTGGTTCGGCATCCAGCGGGCCTTCGCCCCCCTGGCCGTCATCGAGCGGTCGCTGCGTGCCCGCGCCCCGGATGATCTGACTCCCCTGGAAGTGCCGGTGCCACGCGAGGTGAAAGGCCTGGCGGAGGCGCTGAACGGATTCATGCGGCGCTTGAGCGGCATCATGTCGTCGCTGAACAACCTGGTGGCGGATGCCGCCCACCAGGTGCGCACGCCCCTGGCCTCGTTGCGGGCCCAGGCCGAAGTGGCGATGGACGAGACCGATCCGGCCCGCCTGCACGCGCGCGTGGCGCGGATCCACGAAAATGCCACCCATGCCAGCCAGTTGGTGAACCAGCTGCTGATGGACGCCACGATCACGCATCGGCTGGGCATGCGCGGACATGCGTCAGTGGGCATCGCCGAAACCATCAATGAAACGCGACGCCGCATCGGCCCGCTGGAAGCGCAGCGCCTGCGTATCTGGATCGCGCCGGAAGTGCGGCGCGCGCGGGTGGTGGGCGACCGTGTGGCGTTGCGCGAGATGCTGCGCAACCTGGTGGACAACGCACTGCGCTATGCGCCCGAGGGCTCCGTGGAAATCCATGCCACGCCCGTCTCGGGCTACCGGGTCGCCCTGACGGTATCCGACTGCGGGCCCGGCATCGAAGACGACGAAAAGGAAGCAGTGCTGGGCCGCTTCACCCGCGGCCGCAGCAGCCCCGGCAAACCGGGCTCGGGGCTGGGCCTGTCCATCGTCAACACCGTGGCCCAGGCCCATGGGGGCAGCCTGTGGCTGCTGGACCGGCCCGGCGGCGGATTGTCGGCGCGCGTGGTGCTGCCGCGCGCCCGGCCGGCCTATCCGCGCGCCGTGCTGGCGCTGGCGGCCGCCGGGGTGGCCGGGCTGCTCGCCTTGCCGGCCGCGCCGCTGCGCGCAGAGCCCGCGCTCGCCGATACCGCGGCCGGCGCGCCGCCTCGGACGCTCACGACCCTCACGGCCTTTCCCGCCCCGCGGCCGCCGGGACGCCCGCTGGTCATCGCCGGCACGACGGACACGCCAGCCGCCGCACCCCTGATCGCCGCCTTCCAGGAGACGCAGCCCGACATCGCGGTCGAGTATCGCGAAATGGGCAGTCGCGAGCTCTACGAGGACACCGTGGCGGGGCGCCTGAAGGATGCCGATGTCCTGATCAGCTCCGCGGCGGACCTGCAAATGCGACTGGCCAACGACGGGTATGCCATGCGCTACGAAGCCACCGGCGCGGACCAGTTGCCCGCCTGGGCGGTCTGGCGCGACGAGGTGTTCGGCTTCGCCTTCGAACCGGCTGTGATTGCCTACAACCCGCGCCGCTTCACCGAATCCACCGTCCCGCGCTCGCGGCAGGAACTGCTGCGGTTACTGGAAACCGAACGGAGCTCACTGCATGGCCGCGTCGGCACCTATGACATCAGCCGCAGCAGCGTCGGGCAGGTGCTCGCCGAGGAGGATGAGCAGGTCTCGTCCAATTTCTGGGGACTGACGAACGCCCTGGGCCAGGTCGGCGTCCGCCTCAGCGGCACCACGTCCGCCATCCTCGACGCCATCGAGCGCGATGAACTGGATATCGGCTACAACGTGCTGGGCTCCTATGCGCTGGCACGGCAGGCCGCCGGCAGGCGAATAGGCGTGGTATTTCCCCAGGACTATGTGCTGGTGTTGCCGCGCTCCGCCCTGATTGCCCGCCATGCGCCTCACGCATACGCCGCGCGCGCATTCATCGATTGGCTGCTGTCTCCGGCCGGGCAGGCCGCGGCGGCGGGAGTCAGCGGGCTCGGTCCCATCGTCGAAAACGCGGGCACCTGGAGCGCCGACGCGGTCCTGGCGCGCTCGCAAGGCATCGTGCAGCCCGTCGTGCTGGGACCCGCGCTGCTGGTGGGCCTGGACCGGCAGCGGCATGCCCGCTTCGTACAGAACTGGACCCGCCTGGTCACGGACACGCCCGCGGCGGCCACGGCGCCACGCCGGCAGGCCATAGACGCGCAAGGACAGGAACGCCCCACCCCGCCATGA
- a CDS encoding ABC transporter substrate-binding protein, with product MSVPSRLAVACAAVCSLAAANALAQTPAGYPADYQKTVDAAKKEGKVVIYSTTDTKTAAPFIKGFEAAYPGVKVEYNDMNSTELYNRYIGEQAAGGASGDVIWSSSMDSALQLAKDYALQYKSPESGKLPSWAVWKDSAYGTTYEPAVFIYNKNGVPAQDVPKTHGELAKLVAAQTDKFKNKVTTYDIEKSAVGFMLAVQDKANDPHYFDTLRDTAKGGLVVQSSTGTMMERVSSGENLIGYNILGSYAEARARNDKSIGVVYPTDYTLVLSRVAFISKKSKHRNAAKLWLDYLLSQKGQDIIANQADMASIRDDVPGDNDVDGLTKKLGKALKPIPVNETLLDYLQQKKRLEFINDWRKAAGK from the coding sequence ATGTCCGTCCCGTCACGCCTGGCGGTGGCTTGCGCCGCCGTTTGTTCCCTAGCCGCCGCCAACGCACTGGCCCAGACGCCGGCCGGCTACCCCGCCGATTACCAGAAGACCGTGGACGCCGCGAAGAAGGAAGGCAAGGTCGTCATCTACTCGACGACGGACACCAAGACCGCCGCGCCGTTCATCAAGGGCTTCGAAGCCGCCTATCCCGGCGTCAAGGTCGAGTACAACGACATGAACAGCACGGAGCTCTACAACCGCTACATCGGCGAACAGGCCGCGGGCGGCGCCAGCGGCGACGTGATCTGGAGCTCGTCGATGGATTCGGCGCTTCAGTTGGCCAAGGATTACGCCTTGCAGTACAAGTCGCCGGAATCCGGCAAGCTGCCGTCATGGGCGGTGTGGAAGGACAGCGCCTATGGCACGACCTACGAGCCGGCGGTGTTCATCTACAACAAGAACGGCGTGCCCGCGCAGGACGTCCCCAAGACGCATGGGGAACTGGCAAAGCTGGTCGCGGCGCAGACGGACAAGTTCAAGAACAAGGTCACCACCTACGATATCGAAAAATCCGCCGTGGGCTTCATGCTCGCGGTACAGGACAAGGCCAACGACCCGCACTATTTCGACACCCTGCGCGATACCGCGAAGGGCGGCCTGGTGGTACAGTCGTCCACCGGCACGATGATGGAGCGCGTGTCGTCCGGTGAAAACCTGATCGGCTACAACATCCTCGGTTCGTATGCGGAAGCGCGCGCGCGCAACGACAAGTCCATCGGCGTCGTCTATCCGACCGACTACACGCTGGTGCTGTCCCGCGTCGCTTTCATCAGCAAGAAGTCCAAGCACCGCAACGCGGCCAAGCTGTGGCTGGACTACCTGCTTTCGCAAAAAGGCCAGGACATCATCGCCAACCAGGCCGACATGGCGTCGATCCGTGACGATGTGCCGGGCGACAACGATGTCGACGGCCTGACCAAGAAGCTGGGCAAGGCGCTCAAGCCTATCCCCGTGAACGAGACGCTGCTCGACTATCTGCAGCAGAAGAAGCGCCTCGAATTCATCAACGACTGGCGCAAGGCCGCCGGCAAGTAG
- a CDS encoding ABC transporter permease, giving the protein MQTLRSRWQSLPRGVVVLITALAIYVPLSLIVYQSFLSAPFFMPSKEIGLDAFRFIFDDPDFYKALVSGLILAFGLFIIAVPLGGMLAFLLVRTDLPGRNWIQPLILVPVFVSPMVLGFGYVVAAGPVGFFSMWAKDLLGFVPWNVYSMTSIVIIAGLTHVPHAYLYISSALRSMGSDVEEAARVAGASPLRVMMSVSLPMVRPALLYASVLLFFLGLEVFGLVLVLGDPEGNLVLATYLYKLTNKLGIPSYHLMAAVAVVLICMTIPLVALQRRMMRTANRFVTVKGKATRARPLPLGKWRLAASAVVWLWLLVTIVVPLVGVVLRAFVSNWGMGVSLLDVLSLDAFRSVLGQSNLMRAIVNSVAIGVFGGALAVTCYTFVGLAMHRKPDHVTRFLDYSVLVPRAVPGLLAGLAFLWVFLFVPMWLDNALDEGGLLSFLPYTDWLRDNLVEWLRGVRSTIFSVWLAYTVVWMAYGLRLISSTLLQVGPELEEAARSAGARRGQVTRHVTVPLARYGLIGSWLLMFLIFEREYSTGVYLLSPGTETIGSMLVSLWAAGAIDIVAALSFINIVLVVIGLGIALRFGVKLHD; this is encoded by the coding sequence ATGCAGACATTGCGCTCCAGATGGCAGTCGCTGCCGCGCGGCGTGGTGGTGCTGATCACGGCCCTGGCCATCTATGTGCCTTTGTCGCTGATCGTCTACCAGAGTTTTCTGTCCGCCCCCTTCTTCATGCCGTCGAAGGAAATCGGACTCGATGCCTTCCGCTTCATCTTCGACGATCCCGATTTCTACAAGGCGCTGGTCAGCGGACTCATCCTGGCCTTCGGGCTGTTCATCATCGCCGTGCCGCTGGGCGGCATGCTGGCCTTCCTGCTGGTGCGCACGGACCTGCCCGGCCGCAACTGGATCCAGCCGCTGATCCTGGTGCCGGTCTTCGTCTCGCCCATGGTCCTGGGATTCGGCTATGTCGTGGCCGCCGGTCCCGTGGGATTCTTTTCGATGTGGGCCAAGGACTTGCTGGGCTTCGTGCCCTGGAACGTCTATTCGATGACGAGCATCGTCATCATCGCCGGCCTGACCCACGTGCCGCATGCCTACCTGTACATCTCGTCGGCGCTGCGCAGCATGGGTTCGGATGTGGAAGAGGCCGCGCGCGTGGCCGGCGCCTCGCCGCTGCGCGTGATGATGTCGGTCAGCCTGCCGATGGTCCGGCCGGCGCTGCTCTATGCGTCGGTGCTGCTGTTCTTCCTTGGGCTGGAAGTCTTCGGCCTGGTGCTGGTGCTGGGCGATCCCGAAGGCAACCTGGTCCTGGCGACCTACCTGTACAAGCTGACGAACAAGCTCGGCATCCCGTCGTATCACCTGATGGCGGCCGTCGCCGTGGTCCTGATCTGCATGACCATCCCGCTGGTAGCGCTGCAGCGGCGCATGATGCGCACGGCCAACCGCTTCGTGACGGTCAAGGGCAAGGCGACGCGGGCGCGGCCGCTGCCCCTGGGCAAATGGCGCCTGGCCGCCAGCGCGGTCGTCTGGCTGTGGCTGCTGGTGACCATCGTCGTGCCGCTGGTGGGCGTGGTGCTGCGCGCCTTCGTGTCCAACTGGGGCATGGGCGTTTCCCTGCTCGACGTCCTGTCGCTGGACGCCTTCCGCTCGGTATTGGGCCAGTCCAACCTGATGCGCGCCATCGTCAACTCCGTGGCCATCGGCGTATTCGGGGGCGCCTTGGCGGTGACCTGCTATACCTTCGTCGGCCTGGCGATGCACCGCAAGCCGGACCATGTGACGCGCTTCCTGGACTACAGCGTGCTGGTGCCGCGGGCGGTGCCGGGGCTGCTCGCCGGCCTGGCGTTCCTGTGGGTCTTCCTGTTCGTGCCGATGTGGCTGGACAACGCCCTGGACGAAGGCGGACTGCTGTCTTTCCTGCCCTACACCGACTGGCTGCGCGACAACCTCGTCGAATGGCTGCGTGGCGTGCGCAGCACCATCTTCAGCGTCTGGCTGGCCTACACCGTGGTATGGATGGCCTATGGGTTGCGGCTGATTTCCTCCACCCTGCTGCAGGTGGGACCCGAACTGGAAGAAGCCGCGCGCAGCGCCGGGGCCCGGCGCGGACAGGTCACCCGGCATGTGACCGTGCCGCTGGCCCGCTACGGGCTGATCGGCTCCTGGCTGCTGATGTTCCTGATCTTCGAGCGCGAATATTCCACCGGCGTGTACCTGCTGTCGCCCGGCACGGAGACCATCGGATCCATGCTGGTGTCGCTGTGGGCCGCCGGTGCGATCGACATCGTGGCCGCGCTCTCCTTCATCAATATCGTGCTGGTCGTGATTGGCCTGGGCATCGCCCTGCGATTCGGAGTGAAACTTCATGATTGA
- a CDS encoding ABC transporter ATP-binding protein, producing the protein MIELSVSDLHLDYGDTPVLKGVSMALKQGEVVSLLGPSGSGKTTLLRAVAGLEAPKRGQIAIGERMVYDSSARREVPAEERNLGLVFQSYALWPHKTVFDNVAYPLQLRRTPAAETRLRVQEVLDQLGLGQLGQRHPHQLSGGQQQRVAIGRALVYNPPVILLDEPLSNLDAKLREEARAFLRELIVRLGLSALMVTHDQSEALAISDRILLLNNGRIEQQGTPQDMYGAPATLFCAEFMGSNNRLHGRVAEIRDGQARLQGEGWSLWGKAGAGLQAGQDAVGVIRVEQVRLAGDSQDQGESNHVDMQLMTSMYLGDRWEYVFRPPGDESVTAMALRAYGSESRGPGAYRLALPASHMWIFPRQA; encoded by the coding sequence ATGATTGAACTATCGGTCAGCGACCTGCATCTGGACTACGGCGACACCCCGGTCCTGAAAGGCGTATCGATGGCCCTGAAACAGGGCGAAGTGGTGTCCCTGCTGGGCCCCTCGGGCAGCGGCAAAACCACGCTGCTGCGCGCGGTCGCGGGCCTGGAGGCGCCCAAGCGCGGCCAGATCGCCATCGGCGAACGCATGGTCTACGACAGCTCGGCGCGCCGCGAAGTCCCCGCCGAGGAGCGCAATCTGGGCCTGGTCTTCCAGTCCTATGCACTGTGGCCGCACAAGACCGTCTTCGACAACGTCGCGTACCCGCTGCAATTGCGCCGCACGCCCGCCGCCGAAACGCGCCTGCGCGTGCAGGAAGTGCTGGACCAGCTGGGCCTGGGCCAGCTCGGGCAGCGCCATCCGCACCAGTTGTCCGGCGGCCAGCAGCAGCGCGTGGCCATCGGTCGCGCCCTGGTCTACAACCCGCCGGTCATCCTGCTGGACGAACCGCTGTCCAACCTGGACGCCAAGCTGCGGGAAGAGGCGCGCGCCTTCCTGCGCGAACTGATCGTGCGGCTGGGACTGTCCGCCCTGATGGTGACGCACGACCAGAGCGAGGCGCTGGCCATCTCCGACCGCATCCTGCTGCTGAACAACGGCCGTATCGAGCAGCAAGGCACCCCGCAGGACATGTACGGCGCTCCGGCGACGCTGTTCTGCGCCGAGTTCATGGGCAGCAACAACCGGCTCCACGGCCGCGTCGCCGAGATCCGCGATGGCCAGGCGCGGCTGCAAGGCGAGGGCTGGTCGCTTTGGGGCAAGGCCGGTGCGGGCCTGCAGGCCGGCCAGGACGCCGTCGGCGTCATCCGGGTCGAACAGGTGCGCCTGGCCGGCGACAGCCAGGACCAGGGCGAATCCAACCATGTGGACATGCAGCTCATGACCAGCATGTACCTGGGGGACCGGTGGGAATATGTCTTCCGCCCCCCGGGCGACGAGTCGGTCACCGCGATGGCCCTGCGCGCCTACGGCAGCGAAAGCCGCGGGCCGGGCGCATACCGCCTGGCGCTGCCCGCGTCCCATATGTGGATTTTTCCGCGCCAGGCATAG
- a CDS encoding TonB family protein: MPPPSSLTRTAHWVGAPAQHHLWVALAISLIVHAAVLAVRFASPPTPRPAPQSLEVILVNARTETAPAQAEARAQAQIEGGGDAEKGMAQSPLPQSGDAPNAVVLEAMRKRQAALEEAQQQLLSQLQASAQVSPPRQSGSPVPDASTPGQDEQDQDSVLQNAQVAALSARVQAYNKRPRRTFVAPSAEASRYAQYLDAWRSRVEAVGTQHYPEEARGKVYGSLRMTVYVRSDGSVADVQIDSPAPQAVLNQAARRIVQLSAPFAPFPPDIARDTDVLAITRTWNFVNDTLETQAP; this comes from the coding sequence ATCCCGCCCCCTTCTTCCCTGACCCGCACCGCCCATTGGGTGGGCGCGCCGGCGCAGCACCACCTCTGGGTGGCCCTGGCGATCTCGCTGATCGTCCATGCCGCCGTGCTGGCCGTGCGCTTCGCGTCCCCGCCCACGCCGCGGCCAGCGCCGCAATCGCTGGAAGTCATCCTGGTGAATGCCCGCACGGAGACCGCGCCGGCGCAGGCCGAGGCGCGGGCCCAGGCGCAGATCGAAGGCGGCGGGGATGCCGAGAAAGGCATGGCGCAATCGCCGCTGCCTCAGTCCGGCGACGCGCCGAATGCCGTGGTCCTGGAAGCCATGCGCAAACGCCAGGCGGCGCTCGAAGAGGCGCAACAGCAACTGCTGTCGCAATTGCAGGCCAGCGCCCAGGTCTCTCCCCCGCGCCAATCCGGCAGTCCGGTTCCCGACGCCAGCACGCCGGGACAGGACGAGCAGGACCAGGACAGCGTGCTGCAGAACGCCCAGGTGGCGGCCCTGTCGGCGCGCGTCCAGGCCTATAACAAGCGCCCGCGGCGCACCTTCGTGGCGCCGTCGGCCGAAGCCTCGCGCTACGCGCAGTACCTTGACGCCTGGCGCAGCCGGGTGGAGGCCGTGGGCACGCAGCACTATCCCGAGGAAGCTCGCGGCAAGGTCTACGGATCGCTGCGCATGACGGTCTATGTACGCTCCGACGGCAGCGTGGCGGACGTGCAGATCGACAGCCCCGCGCCGCAGGCGGTGCTGAACCAGGCGGCACGCCGCATCGTGCAGCTATCCGCGCCCTTCGCGCCCTTCCCGCCGGATATCGCCCGCGATACCGATGTGCTGGCCATCACCCGCACCTGGAACTTCGTCAACGACACGCTGGAGACGCAAGCGCCATGA
- the aroE gene encoding shikimate dehydrogenase, giving the protein MIEAHPAGHPGPRPRSAGASSPGRYAVIGHPVSHSRSPRIHALFGEQTGVALEYGLLPAPEDGFEATARGFFAGGGRGLNVTVPFKQEAWTLAAAHLSERARLAGAVNTLWMLDGALHGCNTDGVGLVADLRRLGAELAGARVLLVGAGGAARGVLQPLAEAGAARIHIVNRTAPRAHTLAAEWLRATGATTPTVSAGALDDALLGGPWDVVINATASSLGDAAPALPAGLYAPGALAYDMMYGAQPTPFMRQADADGAALAADGLGMLVGQAAESFLIWHGVRPDTAPVLATLRQELAQAAAVR; this is encoded by the coding sequence ATGATCGAGGCCCATCCCGCCGGACATCCGGGTCCGCGCCCGCGGTCCGCCGGCGCATCGTCGCCGGGACGCTATGCCGTCATCGGCCATCCCGTGTCGCATAGCCGCTCGCCCCGCATCCATGCGCTGTTCGGTGAACAGACCGGCGTCGCCCTGGAATACGGGCTGCTGCCCGCGCCGGAGGACGGCTTCGAGGCCACCGCGCGCGGCTTTTTCGCGGGTGGCGGGCGGGGCCTGAACGTGACCGTGCCCTTCAAGCAGGAAGCGTGGACCTTGGCCGCGGCCCACCTCAGCGAACGCGCGCGGCTGGCCGGCGCCGTGAACACGCTATGGATGCTGGACGGCGCCTTGCATGGCTGCAATACGGATGGCGTCGGCCTGGTGGCCGACCTGCGCCGCCTGGGTGCCGAGCTGGCCGGCGCCAGGGTGCTGCTGGTGGGTGCGGGGGGCGCCGCCCGCGGCGTGCTGCAACCGCTGGCCGAAGCGGGCGCGGCGCGTATCCATATCGTCAACCGGACAGCGCCGCGCGCCCACACGCTGGCGGCCGAATGGCTGCGCGCGACCGGCGCCACGACGCCGACAGTCAGCGCCGGCGCATTGGATGACGCCCTGCTGGGCGGGCCCTGGGATGTGGTGATCAACGCCACGGCCAGCAGCCTGGGCGATGCCGCGCCGGCTCTGCCCGCCGGGCTGTATGCACCGGGCGCCCTGGCCTACGACATGATGTACGGGGCGCAGCCCACGCCGTTCATGCGCCAGGCCGACGCCGACGGCGCCGCGCTCGCCGCCGACGGCCTTGGCATGCTGGTGGGCCAGGCGGCGGAAAGCTTTCTCATCTGGCACGGGGTGCGCCCCGATACTGCGCCGGTACTCGCGACGCTGCGCCAGGAACTGGCGCAGGCGGCCGCGGTCCGGTAG
- the mtgA gene encoding monofunctional biosynthetic peptidoglycan transglycosylase, protein MATRRGSTGRISWFRVVSAGIMLLLCVVILYQLWLFCMVVWYAHRNPGSSAVMREEMVRLRVQNPKAELRFEWVDYDRISNTLKRAVIASEDSNFTDHDGVEWDAIRKAWEYNQEQAEQGRSRMRGGSTITQQVAKNLFLSGSRTYLRKGQELILAYMIEWVMTKQRILELYLNIAEWGVGVFGAQAAAEHYYGTTAARLGTAQAARLAAMLPNPRYYDKHRSTAYLNRRTGILQARMRQVDIP, encoded by the coding sequence ATGGCGACGCGCCGCGGTTCGACGGGCAGGATATCCTGGTTCCGGGTCGTCTCGGCCGGGATCATGCTGCTTTTGTGCGTCGTGATCCTGTACCAGCTATGGCTCTTCTGCATGGTCGTCTGGTACGCGCACCGCAATCCCGGCAGCAGCGCCGTCATGCGCGAGGAAATGGTGCGCCTGCGCGTACAGAACCCGAAAGCGGAGCTGCGCTTCGAGTGGGTGGACTACGACCGCATCAGCAATACGCTCAAGCGCGCGGTCATTGCATCGGAAGATTCAAACTTCACCGACCATGACGGCGTTGAATGGGATGCCATCCGCAAGGCCTGGGAATACAACCAGGAGCAGGCCGAGCAGGGACGCAGCCGGATGCGCGGCGGGTCGACCATTACGCAGCAGGTCGCCAAGAACCTGTTCCTGTCCGGTTCGCGCACCTACCTGCGCAAAGGGCAGGAACTGATCCTGGCCTATATGATCGAATGGGTGATGACCAAGCAGCGCATCCTGGAGCTCTACCTGAATATCGCCGAATGGGGCGTGGGCGTATTCGGGGCGCAGGCGGCGGCCGAACATTACTACGGCACCACGGCGGCGCGGCTTGGCACCGCGCAGGCGGCGCGGCTGGCGGCCATGCTGCCCAACCCGCGCTATTACGACAAGCATCGGTCGACCGCATACCTGAACCGGCGCACCGGCATCCTGCAGGCCCGCATGAGGCAGGTCGACATTCCATAG
- the lptG gene encoding LPS export ABC transporter permease LptG, whose product MRTARRYLAREIYRSCTVVLLALLGLFTFFALVDDLDNVGDKFTLLALFYLQALALPTRLYDLLPIGLLIGAILALAGLAQRNELVILRVSGVSGLRLLGMLWVVTIPLMIGATILSEWVTPAAEIKSSEANLMFRGSAGGNRLNSGYWFKEPTRDGGTRTINIMTLKADGEVEGITLYEFRKDLELTALSKAERGRFADGKLIMDNVVENRILAEATESLDNAQPPKGAVTEVVKLPRRELTTTLTPGRLLARVLTPERMSLTTLLDYIDYLKHNNLQADRQIVAVWRKAVYPFTLLIMMTIAAPVAFMQTRRGGVGAKVFIGILVGVAFFMVNQLALNVGMLSRWPPWVTAIVPNLIALLIALGALSLMEYRHAVSRMLIQRWPWRRSPV is encoded by the coding sequence ATGCGCACCGCTCGCCGCTATCTGGCCCGTGAAATCTATCGCTCGTGCACCGTGGTGCTGCTGGCCCTGCTCGGCCTGTTCACGTTCTTCGCCCTGGTGGACGACCTGGACAATGTCGGCGACAAGTTCACGCTGCTGGCACTGTTCTACCTGCAGGCGCTGGCCCTGCCCACGCGGCTGTACGACCTGCTGCCCATCGGCCTGCTGATCGGGGCCATCCTGGCGCTGGCGGGCCTTGCGCAACGCAACGAGCTCGTCATCCTGCGCGTATCCGGCGTCAGCGGCTTGCGCCTGCTGGGCATGCTCTGGGTCGTCACGATCCCGTTGATGATCGGCGCTACGATTCTATCCGAGTGGGTGACGCCCGCGGCTGAAATCAAGAGCAGCGAAGCGAACCTGATGTTCCGGGGCAGCGCCGGCGGCAACCGGCTGAACAGCGGATACTGGTTCAAGGAGCCCACCCGCGACGGCGGCACGCGCACCATCAACATCATGACGCTCAAGGCCGACGGCGAGGTCGAAGGCATCACGCTGTATGAATTCCGCAAGGACCTGGAGCTCACGGCGCTGTCCAAGGCCGAACGCGGCCGCTTCGCCGACGGCAAACTGATCATGGACAATGTGGTGGAGAACCGCATCCTCGCCGAAGCCACCGAGTCCCTGGACAACGCGCAGCCGCCCAAGGGCGCCGTTACCGAGGTGGTGAAGCTGCCCCGCCGCGAACTGACCACCACGCTTACCCCCGGCCGCCTGCTGGCACGGGTGCTGACGCCGGAACGCATGTCGCTGACCACCCTGCTGGACTACATCGATTACCTGAAACATAACAATCTGCAGGCAGACCGCCAGATCGTCGCGGTCTGGCGCAAGGCGGTGTACCCGTTCACGCTGCTGATCATGATGACCATCGCGGCGCCCGTGGCCTTCATGCAGACGCGCCGCGGCGGCGTCGGGGCGAAGGTCTTCATCGGAATCCTGGTTGGCGTGGCCTTCTTCATGGTCAACCAGCTCGCGCTGAACGTCGGCATGCTGAGCCGCTGGCCGCCCTGGGTGACCGCCATCGTGCCCAACCTGATCGCCCTGCTCATCGCGCTGGGCGCGCTCAGCTTGATGGAATACCGCCATGCCGTTTCGCGCATGCTGATCCAACGCTGGCCATGGCGGCGGTCCCCGGTATGA